In the genome of Cryptomeria japonica chromosome 8, Sugi_1.0, whole genome shotgun sequence, one region contains:
- the LOC131053009 gene encoding uncharacterized protein LOC131053009 translates to MERARKPPLQNQLRFNGDCREECKEVVESIERDADFVIDLSSDTEDEQALWEEHAVICRIVGPKISRSHIKEWIVKKWGVGLVVEFIPKGFFVVVFAEGSDRNIILNQENWFVNINLVYIQPWHPNFDPLPLAVYDSPVWIRLYNPPIEYWEDSSLEKIGRTLGTLLEVDEKIIEEDLYTYAILKIAAVKDIPSHVILFMPVGKWRQHIEVEKDIIACQRCGNKFHISVECKMFIRRVRSRSF, encoded by the coding sequence ATGGAGAGAGCAAGGAAACCTCCTTTGCAAAATCAGTTACGTTTTAATGGCGACTGTAGGGAAGAGTGCAAGGAGGTTGTAGAGAGTATTGAGAGGGATGCAGACTTTGTAATCGACCTATCCAGTGATACTGAGGATGAACAAGCACTGTGGGAAGAACACGCGGTCATCTGCAGGATTGTGGGACCAAAGATATCGAGGAGTCACATTAAAGAATGGATTGTCAAGAAATGGGGAGTGGGCTTGGTGGTGGAGTTTATACCCAAAGGCTTCTTTGTGGTTGTTTTTGCAGAAGGCTCTGATAGAAATATAATTTTGAATCAGGAGAATTGGTTTGTGAACATTAATCTTGTATATATTCAACCCTGGCATCCAAATTTTGACCCCCTCCCTCTGGCAGTATATGATAGTCCTGTGTGGATTAGGCTATACAATCCACCGATTGAATATTGGGAGGATAGCAGTCTGGAGAAAATAGGGCGAACATTGGGCACCCTGCTAGAGGTAGATGAAAAAATCATTGAGGAAGATTTATACACGTATGCCATATTGAAGATTGCGGCAGTTAAAGATATCCCTTCTCATGTCATTCTTTTCATGCCAGTAGGTAAATGGAGACAACATATTGAGGTTGAGAAGGATATTATTGCTTGTCAAAGATGTGGCAACAAATTCCATATATCTGTAGAATGCAAAATGTTCATTAGGAGGGTGCGAAGCAGATCGTTCTAG